The following are encoded in a window of Panicum virgatum strain AP13 chromosome 5N, P.virgatum_v5, whole genome shotgun sequence genomic DNA:
- the LOC120676951 gene encoding uncharacterized protein LOC120676951 — protein MGNCLKLQRAAVWADGDEWEEEELAAGSSKAKAAAAGEAKVNRVEVKIRVTKRQLQELLEKAGGRGGCKANAREAEKVLAELMTSGRVCYQRKHEEMRGHWRPALYSIPESAAEES, from the coding sequence ATGGGGAACTGCCTCAAGCTGCAGCGCGCGGCGGTGTGGGCGGACGGCGAcgagtgggaggaggaggagttggcGGCGGGGAGCAGTAAGgcgaaggccgccgccgccggcgaggcgaaGGTGAACCGGGTGGAGGTGAAGATCAGGGTGACGAAGCGGCAGCTGCAGGAGCTGCTGGAGAAGGCCGGCGGCCGTGGGGGCTGCAAGGCCAACGcgcgggaggcggagaaggtgctggcggagctgatGACCTCCGGCAGGGTGTGCTACCAGCGGAAGCACGAGGAGATGCGGGGGCACTGGAGGCCCGCCCTGTACAGCATACCGGAGTCTGCCGCCGAGGAGTCATGA
- the LOC120676757 gene encoding uncharacterized protein LOC120676757, whose protein sequence is MGNCAVTQHAVTSWADDGEWDVPSAEAEEPAAAGTSGRKEEHAAAEVTIRITRKQLQELMEKRAGGLQGLRSRRAAAQLLADVMSAGRVYHHCKAAHWKPALQSIPEAVES, encoded by the coding sequence ATGGGCAACTGCGCGGTCACGCAGCACGCCGTGACGTCGTGGGCGGACGACGGCGAGTGGGACGTGCCGTCGGCGGAGGCCgaggagccggccgccgccgggacgagcgggaggaaggaggagcacgcggcggcggaggtgaccATCAGGATCACCCGGAAGCAGCTGCAGGAGCTGATGGAGAAGAGGGCCGGCGGCCTCCAGGGGCTCAGGAGTCGCCGGGCCGCGGCGCAGCTGCTGGCCGACGTCATGAGCGCCGGGCGGGTCTACCACCACTGCAAGGCGGCGCACTGGAAGCCCGCGCTGCAGAGCATCCCGGAGGCCgtcgagtcgtga